TGCCGCCGGGCACTTACACCCTGGTGGCTTCTTATGTCAGCTATCGGGAAGTGCGTGTAACCGGCGTTCAGGTTAACATCGACAAAACGCGGCGCGTTGATGTGAAACTGGAGCCCGCCACTCTTGAGCTGGAAGAGGCCATTGTGGTGGAGGCCGATCGACCTTTGTTCCGCAAAGATTTAACATCCACCGAGTCGTCCATCGGTCGCGAAACCATCGAGGCTTTGCCTGTTGAAGATTTGAGCGAAGTAATTAATCTACAGGCCGGCGTGGTAAACGGACATTTTCGCGGCGGGCGTGTGGGCGAGGTCATGTACATGATCAACGGCATTCCCATGAACGATGTGTATTCCGGCACTTACGCTCTGGAAGTGGAAAATAATTCCATTCAGGAATTGAACGTCATAAGCGGGACTTTTAATGCCGAATACGGTCAGGCCATGTCTGGCGTGGTCAATGTTGTGACTAAAGAAGGCGGCACTAAACCGGAGTTAAATGTTTCGGTGTATAGCGGCGGCTATTTGACCGCGCATGATGACATCTTCTGGCAAAAGGATTTTAATCCCATTTACGACGTACAATTCACCGCAGGCGGGCCGTTTCCGTTTACAGGCAATAAATTGCGCTATTTTATGAGCGGACGCTGGAATAAGGATCCGGGCTACATCTATGGCCGTAAAGTCTTTTTACCCACCGACCACACCAGCGATTTTTTACTTAAAGATGTGCCGGAAGAACGTCAGTTTATGAGCCACGGCAAAATGTACCAGTTTTCCGAAGAATTGGCGCGAAAATTAATCGATGAGGCGCAGGCCGTATCGATGAATCCCATGGAACGGTACAGCGGCAACCTAAAACTTACCTACCAGCTGACCAATGTGGACAAGATCAATGTAGAAACCATGTACCAGCGTCGCGCCTGGCGCCAGTACGACCACCGCTTTCGTCTCAATCCGGATGGCGATTATCGCTACAAGCAGTGGACCATAAACGCCTCGCTGACCTGGAAGCACGTGTTCAGCAATCGTACTTTTATGGATGTGTATTTTTCCTATTTTTACACCAATTTTAAACAACATGTGTATGAAGATCCTTACGATCCGCGTTATGTGGTAAAAGAGCGACTGCAGGATACCGGCGCCAATGCCTTTGTTAGCGGCGGTCAGCAAATGTGGCATTTTGATCGTTCGACTCTGACCCATTTGTTTAAATCGGATTTAACCAGCCAGATCAATTACCATCACCAGATTAAGATGGGCGTGGAAGCCAAACGGCACCGTTTATGGCTTCACGAGTTCGAAATTTTGCCCGATCAGGAAAATCGAATCGCGCCGTTAACCAGTTTTCAGAATAATAAATACGTGCACTATCCAGTTGAGTTTTCCGGCTACATTCAGGACAAAATGGAATACGAGGATTTGATCGTTAACGCCGGCGTGCGTTTTGATTACTTTGATCCGGACGGGGAAGTACCGACCGATTTTCTGGAACCAGGGAAAGCGCCCAGGAAAAAAGCCAACAGCAGTATGCAATTCAGCCCGCGCCTGGGATTGGCCTATCCAATTTCGGCAAACGGCGCCATTCATGTTTCGTACGGCCATTTTTTCCAGACGCCCAATTATTTTTATCTGTACACCAATCCTGAGTTTGATATTGATCCGCTGCAGTCGTCGGTAGCGCCGCCGCCGCAATCTTTAAAAAACACCATCGGCAATGCCAATTTAAAGCCGCAAAAGACAACCATTTATGAAATCGGACTCCAGCAGCAAATCGGACAGTTGTACGGAATATCCATGACGGTCTATTTTAAAGATATCCGCAATCTTTTGGGCACGCAGGTCTTTCAAACCCTGGAAGGTATTCGTTATGGGCGTTACATTAACCGCGATTACGGATTTGTGCGCGGCTTTACGCTGGATATGGAAAAACGCTATTCTTCCGGTTTTGCGCTAAACATCGATTACACCTTTCAGGTAGCCAAAGGAAACGCCTCGGATCCCAATAATGCCTTTTTAGACGCCCAGGCTAATAAAGAAACCGTTAAACAACTGGTGCCGCTCAACTGGGATCGCAGACACCAGATCAATGCCGCCCTGCAGCTGGGAACGCCTTCTACCCTGATGGCCAGTGTGATTGCCCGTTACGGAACGGGAATGCCTTACACCCAGGCTTCGCGAGTCGTGCAGCCGCTGGTCGAAAACGGCGGACGCAAGCCCGACGAATTTAATGTGGACGTTTATTTGAACAAGCAGTTTAGCTTTGGAAAGTACAAATATTCCGTGTTTGTAAAGGTGTACAATCTACTGGATCGGCTGAATGAATTGCAGGTTTTTCAGGATACGGGGCGGGCTACATATTCCACCGAGCCGCTTTATGCGGGCGGTATCCGGCCGCGTGGATTAAATACATTGGAAGATTATTACATTCACCCGGAATTTTATTCGGCGCCACGGCGCGTTCAGCTGGGCGTGCAGGTTGGCTTTTGAGAATGAGTAAAAAAGTTAGGTGATTAGAGTGTAAGAGTCTAAAAGCCAGCAGGAACACGGATTGCAAAAAAGGCAACGTTCTGCCGCTTTACTCTGAACTCTTATACTCTTAACAAAAAACAGTCATCGATGCTTCAATTAAAGTAAAAAAGGGGCAGATGCCGCTATGTTTAAAACAAAATTGATCGTGATTTTAACATTAATTTTAAGCACGGCTTTAATGGCGCAGCGCAAACCGGACCCGAACGTGGGCGATACAAAACTGCGCCGCATGGGTATTATGGATGGCAACCTGGTGCGGACCGTTTACATCAACTGGGGCGAAATTGCCCACTGGCCCGATTCGCCTTCCGGCGAATGGCCAAAGGGAACCGGACATCAATACGTGGACGGTGTGGCGCTGGTTGTGCAGGCCCGAACCATCGATGAAGACGGCAACGTCATTTATCCCATGGAAACACAGTACCGGGAGTTTGTGGACCGCGGGCCTGAAAATCAATTGTGGGGCTGGGCGCCTCTGCCTGGTTATTTCAACCCCAAAAGTACCACGCCGGCAATTAGCAATAATCCGCAATCATGGCCCAATTTCTGGCCGGACAAAGCCGACGAGGATGGCTGGGTCAATCCCAATGAAATTCCCAACGACATCGACGACGACGGCAACGGGCTGGTGGATGACCTGGTCTATTGGAATGGCTTTTTTGGAAAAGGGGTGTTCAACGCCGATCTGGAAACCTATTTTGTGTTTGACGACGATCCGGACGAGGAGTGGAATTTTTATCCCGATCCTGGCGATAAAACGCGGCGGGGACTGGGGCTGGAAGTGGCCGCGCGCTATTTTCAGTGGTCGCAGGTGCTGGCCGAAGACGTGATTTTTGCCGTCTATTTTATTACCAACGAAGGAAAGACCACCTACGACAGCGTCTATTATTGTTTTTACATCGACTGGGGAATTGGCGGAACCGACGATTCATCGGACGATACGGGCGATTACAACACTCTGCTCGATATCGCCTGGGCCTGGGACGGCGACGGCTTTGGAACGCCCAATAACTGGTATCCGGTTGGCGTTGCCGGATTTGCTTTTCTGGAAAGTCCAGGCATTTACGACGACGGCAAGGACAATGACGAAGACGGCCTGATCGACGAAGACCGCCTGACCAAAGGCCCGGGTGAGTGGCTGGATACCTATCCTTATGGCGTGGATGATCCCGCTCAGTTTGAAAGGTATTTTAAAAGAGCTCCCAGGCCGCACTGGTCTAACGATGAGGACGCCGACTGGGATGGCTATTCGGATGTCAACGGCAACGGCGTGTGGGATCCAAAAGAACCGTTAAATGACGATGTGGGCAAAGATGGGCTTGGCCCTAATGATTTTGGTTATCCCGGCCCGGATGAGGGCGAAGGCGACGGCATGCCCACGCCAGGCGAGCCAGATTTTGACTACCTGGACAAAGATGAGGCGGATCAGATCGGTTTAACCGGTTTCCGCATCTTTCCGGTTCACACCTATGAATTGTGGAATGAAAAACAAAACTGGGAGGTGTTTAAGTCGGCGCCTCCGCCCCACAGCCAGGAAGTTACCGCCAATCTTGGAATGTTTTTCTCTTCTGGCCCGTTTCCGTTAAAAGCGGGCGACACGCAAAATTATTCCATGGCGTTGCTCTTTGGCGAGAACGCGCAGGATCTGGTGCTGACCAAAAATACCATTCAACAAATTTACAATGCCGATTATCGTTTTGCCAAACCGCCGGATAAACCGAAAATTTTGGCGGCCATTCCTGGCGACCACAAGGTAACTTTAATCTGGGATACGCGCGCCGAACAGTCATGGGATCCGTTCTTACAGGAGTATGATTTTGAAGGCTATCGCATCTATCGAAGCACAGAACCGCAATTTCTGGAATCGCGTTTGATCACCGATGCTTATGGCCGCCCCACGTTCGGTAAACCGATCGCCCAGTTTGATTTGAAAAACGGCATACAAGGTTTGCATCCCATCGAAGTGCAGGGGGCAAATTTTGATTTGGGTAATGATACAGGATTGCGGCATTACTATATTGACACCGACGTTAAAAACGGCCAGACGTACTACTACGCCATCGTCAGCTATGACCGCGGCCTGATTGATACCAGCGCTACCGGCGAAATTTCAGGTATTCCGCCTTCGGAATGCACCAGTAAAATCGATGTGGATGTGGCCGGCAACGTTACACTGGATATTAACACCGCAGTGATTACGCCCGGCGTACCAC
This sequence is a window from Caldithrix abyssi DSM 13497. Protein-coding genes within it:
- a CDS encoding TonB-dependent receptor, encoding MRSLLKFVSIVLCLLGAVEFIQAGTTGKIVGRVTDAATGEGLPGVNVFLENTTFGAATDMDGNFMIIGVPPGTYTLVASYVSYREVRVTGVQVNIDKTRRVDVKLEPATLELEEAIVVEADRPLFRKDLTSTESSIGRETIEALPVEDLSEVINLQAGVVNGHFRGGRVGEVMYMINGIPMNDVYSGTYALEVENNSIQELNVISGTFNAEYGQAMSGVVNVVTKEGGTKPELNVSVYSGGYLTAHDDIFWQKDFNPIYDVQFTAGGPFPFTGNKLRYFMSGRWNKDPGYIYGRKVFLPTDHTSDFLLKDVPEERQFMSHGKMYQFSEELARKLIDEAQAVSMNPMERYSGNLKLTYQLTNVDKINVETMYQRRAWRQYDHRFRLNPDGDYRYKQWTINASLTWKHVFSNRTFMDVYFSYFYTNFKQHVYEDPYDPRYVVKERLQDTGANAFVSGGQQMWHFDRSTLTHLFKSDLTSQINYHHQIKMGVEAKRHRLWLHEFEILPDQENRIAPLTSFQNNKYVHYPVEFSGYIQDKMEYEDLIVNAGVRFDYFDPDGEVPTDFLEPGKAPRKKANSSMQFSPRLGLAYPISANGAIHVSYGHFFQTPNYFYLYTNPEFDIDPLQSSVAPPPQSLKNTIGNANLKPQKTTIYEIGLQQQIGQLYGISMTVYFKDIRNLLGTQVFQTLEGIRYGRYINRDYGFVRGFTLDMEKRYSSGFALNIDYTFQVAKGNASDPNNAFLDAQANKETVKQLVPLNWDRRHQINAALQLGTPSTLMASVIARYGTGMPYTQASRVVQPLVENGGRKPDEFNVDVYLNKQFSFGKYKYSVFVKVYNLLDRLNELQVFQDTGRATYSTEPLYAGGIRPRGLNTLEDYYIHPEFYSAPRRVQLGVQVGF